Proteins from a single region of Alphaproteobacteria bacterium:
- a CDS encoding GTP-binding protein, with the protein MSKGKFERTKPHCNVGTIGHVDHGKTTLTAAITKVLSASGGGEFTDY; encoded by the coding sequence ATGTCTAAGGGTAAATTCGAGCGTACGAAGCCTCACTGCAATGTCGGGACGATTGGTCATGTTGACCACGGGAAGACGACGTTGACGGCTGCGATCACGAAGGTTTTGTCTGCGAGCGGTGGCGGGGAGTTCACGGATTAC